From a single Marinobacter sp. THAF197a genomic region:
- a CDS encoding VWA domain-containing protein: MADFHLIRPLWLLLALTIPLLYLMRHRLRQGVTGWEQYIPPALLNPLIRRQGQQPGARTISPLLPLSLGILALSIALSGPSWRQAPTPLKQPEDSLVIVLDLSLSMLATDVEPDRLTLAKRKIRDILGVREGGLTGLLVYSGDAHVVTPLTEDRRTIEAMLNVLEPTIMPAQGNRADLGIRRAVELLEQGAPGQGRILLITDDVPARHHSDIRARLQGTPYSLNTLAVGSREGGPIPLAKRGFIRDNGNIVITRADPDSLARLARENRGFSHELTLGDTDIRQLRLQPEVSDAWSRGEDGMTVNRWQDDGYWLLWLALPLLLLGWRKGAFAVCALAILPLALTPRPAMAFDWGGFWQREDQRGPELIEQNPARAADLLQKPGWRGSALYRDGRFDDAAQAFADQPGAAGHYNRGNALARAGQLKQALDAYQEALNDQPDFEDARANHELIKQLLEQQQDSSSQNGDQSQDNQDQQDSSGDQSQDSQQGEGSESEQNDQGNDPGQSRQPDADQPDDTDHSDGEPEPDTAEGDPQEPSENTEQDTGEQTAEAPAAISEQPLTQGQEQWLRRVPDNPGGLLQRKFLQQHQQRQTTADEGDTPW, translated from the coding sequence ATGGCTGATTTTCACCTGATCCGCCCACTTTGGCTACTGCTGGCGCTGACCATTCCCCTGCTTTACCTGATGCGCCATCGGCTCCGGCAAGGCGTTACTGGCTGGGAGCAATACATCCCGCCAGCGCTGCTGAACCCATTGATCCGTCGCCAGGGCCAGCAACCCGGAGCCCGGACCATCTCTCCCCTGCTGCCACTCAGCCTCGGCATCCTCGCCCTGTCGATAGCACTTTCAGGCCCCAGTTGGCGCCAGGCACCAACGCCGTTGAAACAGCCCGAAGACAGCCTGGTGATTGTATTGGACCTGTCGTTATCCATGTTGGCCACGGATGTTGAACCAGACCGTCTGACTCTGGCCAAGCGCAAGATCCGGGACATCCTTGGTGTCCGGGAAGGAGGCCTGACCGGCCTGTTGGTCTATTCCGGTGATGCCCATGTCGTGACCCCTCTGACCGAAGATCGCCGCACCATCGAGGCCATGCTCAACGTGCTGGAGCCAACCATTATGCCCGCCCAGGGCAACCGGGCTGACCTCGGAATCAGGCGCGCTGTTGAGCTGTTGGAACAGGGGGCGCCGGGCCAAGGTCGGATTCTGCTCATTACTGATGACGTACCGGCCCGCCACCACAGCGATATCCGCGCCCGGTTGCAAGGCACTCCTTACAGCCTGAATACCCTGGCAGTGGGCTCCCGGGAGGGTGGTCCCATTCCCCTGGCCAAACGAGGCTTCATCAGGGATAACGGAAATATTGTCATCACCCGGGCCGATCCGGACAGCCTTGCCAGACTGGCCCGGGAAAACCGTGGTTTCAGCCACGAATTGACTCTGGGTGACACCGACATCCGGCAACTGCGATTGCAACCCGAGGTTAGTGATGCCTGGTCCCGGGGAGAGGATGGTATGACCGTTAACCGCTGGCAGGATGATGGTTATTGGTTGTTGTGGCTTGCACTGCCCCTGTTACTGCTGGGCTGGAGAAAAGGGGCGTTTGCCGTCTGCGCACTGGCCATACTGCCCCTGGCCCTGACTCCCCGCCCGGCCATGGCATTTGACTGGGGCGGGTTCTGGCAGCGAGAGGACCAGAGAGGTCCGGAGTTGATCGAGCAGAACCCGGCACGGGCCGCTGATCTACTCCAGAAACCAGGCTGGCGGGGCTCCGCCCTGTACCGCGATGGAAGATTCGATGACGCCGCCCAGGCCTTTGCAGACCAACCTGGCGCCGCTGGCCATTACAACCGTGGCAATGCCCTGGCCCGGGCCGGGCAACTGAAGCAGGCTCTCGACGCCTACCAAGAAGCCCTGAATGATCAGCCCGACTTCGAAGATGCCCGGGCCAACCATGAACTGATCAAACAGTTGTTGGAACAACAGCAGGACTCAAGTTCGCAAAACGGTGATCAGAGCCAGGATAATCAGGACCAGCAAGACAGTTCCGGTGACCAGAGCCAGGATTCACAGCAGGGCGAAGGTTCAGAATCGGAACAGAACGATCAGGGCAATGACCCAGGCCAATCCCGGCAGCCAGATGCTGATCAGCCCGATGACACCGATCACAGCGATGGCGAGCCCGAACCGGACACAGCCGAGGGCGACCCGCAGGAACCGTCCGAGAACACAGAGCAGGACACCGGCGAGCAAACCGCCGAGGCACCGGCAGCCATCTCCGAACAGCCGCTCACCCAGGGCCAGGAACAGTGGCTCAGGCGCGTACCCGACAACCCCGGCGGACTGCTGCAGCGCAAATTCCTGCAGCAACACCAACAACGTCAGACCACAGCGGACGAGGGCGACACACCATGGTAA
- a CDS encoding vWA domain-containing protein yields the protein MMSLAYPWLLLLALLPALLMVRRHGKQAGDAPVIPVGHWLSGLPGVSSSGQATPRWRQLLLLLAWLCLVVAIARPQHVGEQIQMPVSGRDLMLVVDISPSMDEKDMVLHGRGIDRLEAVKRVLDEFIDHREGDRLGLILFGTEPYVQAPLTFDRETVRTLLHESGIGMAGRATAIGDAIGLSVKRLRDRPQDQRVVVMLTDGANTAGQITPDKATEIAQAAGVRVYTVGIGADSMVQRGLLGTRRVNPSRDLDEDLLTRMAEMTGGRYFRARSLPELEMIYDSINQLEPIEQEGQFYRPVTELYVWPASAAIGLWLILLATRLGAGLRRKADNQEADHG from the coding sequence ATGATGAGCCTAGCCTACCCCTGGCTTCTGTTACTGGCGTTGCTACCGGCACTGCTGATGGTCCGCCGGCATGGCAAGCAGGCTGGCGACGCACCGGTGATTCCTGTCGGCCATTGGCTTTCCGGGTTGCCCGGCGTCAGCAGCAGTGGTCAGGCAACACCGCGATGGCGGCAGCTACTGTTGTTGCTGGCCTGGCTGTGTCTGGTTGTGGCCATCGCCAGGCCCCAGCATGTTGGCGAGCAGATCCAGATGCCGGTCAGTGGTCGCGACCTGATGCTGGTGGTGGACATCTCCCCGAGTATGGATGAGAAAGACATGGTCCTGCACGGTCGTGGCATCGATCGGCTGGAGGCGGTAAAACGAGTACTCGATGAGTTTATTGACCACCGGGAGGGTGACCGGCTCGGGCTTATCCTGTTCGGTACTGAACCCTATGTGCAGGCTCCCCTGACCTTTGACCGGGAAACCGTACGCACCTTGTTGCATGAATCCGGCATAGGCATGGCCGGAAGGGCCACCGCCATCGGCGATGCCATCGGACTGTCAGTCAAACGACTGCGTGACCGACCCCAGGACCAACGGGTGGTGGTAATGCTGACAGACGGCGCCAACACAGCTGGCCAGATTACGCCGGACAAAGCCACCGAGATTGCCCAGGCAGCCGGAGTCAGAGTCTATACCGTCGGCATCGGAGCGGATTCCATGGTCCAGCGAGGACTGCTGGGAACCCGACGGGTCAACCCCTCCCGCGACCTGGACGAAGACCTGCTGACCCGAATGGCCGAGATGACCGGCGGGCGATACTTCCGGGCCCGCAGCTTGCCGGAACTCGAAATGATCTACGACAGCATCAACCAACTGGAGCCCATTGAACAGGAGGGGCAATTCTATCGCCCCGTCACCGAACTCTATGTCTGGCCTGCCAGCGCAGCGATTGGCTTATGGCTTATCCTCTTGGCAACACGGTTGGGCGCGGGTCTAAGGCGCAAGGCGGATAATCAGGAGGCAGACCATGGCTGA
- a CDS encoding DUF4381 domain-containing protein: MNEQDPLAQLRDIHLPDTGGIWPPAPGWWLLAMLCAAGLVAAVILWRRQRRHTAWRREARRLMADLEARASKTPDWFSELNALLKRVARRSHPGQNPQAMSGEQWIAFLLATAPSNRIASRPVVEAMVISTWQPNPTANPHQALDFATLWLEAQL, from the coding sequence ATGAACGAACAGGATCCACTGGCCCAACTACGGGATATCCACCTTCCGGACACGGGCGGAATCTGGCCGCCGGCACCTGGCTGGTGGCTTCTGGCGATGCTATGCGCCGCTGGCCTTGTGGCCGCGGTGATTCTTTGGCGCCGACAACGCCGACATACAGCATGGCGCCGTGAAGCCCGTCGTCTGATGGCCGATCTTGAAGCCCGTGCCAGCAAAACCCCGGACTGGTTCAGTGAACTCAATGCATTGCTGAAGCGGGTGGCGCGGCGGAGCCACCCCGGACAGAATCCGCAAGCCATGTCTGGCGAGCAGTGGATCGCCTTTTTGCTGGCAACCGCGCCGAGCAACCGGATTGCCTCTCGGCCAGTGGTGGAAGCCATGGTGATCAGCACCTGGCAACCCAACCCAACGGCCAACCCACATCAGGCGCTGGATTTCGCCACCCTATGGCTGGAGGCGCAGTTATGA
- a CDS encoding DUF58 domain-containing protein, with translation MVNAIPATHITLQELVRLQADARALKLPSARPVRSRQSGLRQSRQRGRGMTFSEVRQYQPGDDIRSIDWRVTARRQAPHTKLYEEERERPVLLIADLGPTLFFASAGAYKQVRCAQLTALLSWLALWAGDQVGGLVFNSEKLEVLRPARRQKSVLRLLDQLAGLQHRSDSPPAPSAANEHRLDTALAEARRVAHTGSRIFVISDFMTVTDTTTSLLGALARHNSVSAIRILDPLENELPTSGRFAVAGPDGPIWFDASNPAFQRAWREKVATHEQQLGDCFRTSGVQAATVLTQQEPAAALRILLGPGGRIG, from the coding sequence ATGGTTAACGCAATTCCCGCCACCCACATCACCTTGCAAGAGCTGGTGCGGCTCCAGGCTGACGCCCGGGCACTGAAGCTGCCTTCGGCACGGCCGGTGCGGTCCCGCCAGTCTGGCCTCCGGCAATCTCGCCAGCGAGGCCGTGGAATGACCTTTTCCGAAGTTCGTCAGTATCAGCCCGGGGACGACATCCGGAGTATCGACTGGCGGGTAACCGCCCGGCGTCAGGCTCCCCATACCAAACTGTACGAAGAAGAACGGGAGCGACCGGTTCTGTTGATCGCTGACCTGGGCCCAACCCTGTTTTTCGCCAGTGCCGGCGCCTATAAGCAGGTACGTTGTGCCCAGCTCACAGCATTGCTCTCCTGGCTGGCGTTGTGGGCCGGCGACCAGGTAGGTGGGCTGGTGTTCAACAGCGAGAAACTGGAAGTACTGCGCCCGGCACGGCGTCAGAAGTCGGTACTGCGCCTGCTGGACCAGCTGGCCGGCCTGCAGCACCGGTCGGACTCACCGCCCGCCCCGTCCGCCGCTAACGAACACCGGCTTGATACCGCACTGGCAGAGGCCCGCCGGGTGGCCCATACCGGCAGTCGGATTTTTGTGATCAGCGATTTCATGACGGTAACAGACACAACAACCAGCCTGTTGGGCGCACTGGCCAGGCACAACAGCGTCAGCGCCATCCGTATTCTTGACCCTCTGGAAAATGAGTTACCAACTAGCGGGCGTTTCGCCGTTGCAGGCCCGGATGGCCCCATCTGGTTCGACGCCTCCAACCCGGCCTTCCAGAGGGCATGGCGCGAAAAAGTAGCCACCCATGAACAGCAACTGGGCGACTGCTTCCGCACCTCCGGGGTGCAGGCAGCCACGGTGTTGACTCAACAGGAACCTGCCGCCGCACTGCGTATCTTGCTGGGTCCGGGAGGTCGTATCGGATGA
- a CDS encoding AAA family ATPase, with protein MSLQQTFGDLREQLAKRIIGQEKLVDRLLIALLADGHLLVEGAPGLAKTTAVKALSDHLEGDFHRIQFTPDLLPSDVTGSEIYRAETGLFEFQRGPIFHNLVLADEINRAPAKVQSALLEAMGERQISVGMQTFALPKLFMVMATQNPIEQEGTYPLPEAQLDRFLMHVVIHYPSADAERQILHLARSDYRQGIPNVDIRLTEDQVMSARQAVSDIYMAEPVEQYLLALILATRDAASLDPELARWTAFGASPRGTIALDRCARALAWLDGRDYVTPDDVRTMAFDVLRHRILLTFEAEAEGMTADTVLQRLIDQVPVTA; from the coding sequence ATGTCGTTACAGCAAACGTTTGGTGACCTCCGTGAGCAACTGGCAAAACGCATCATCGGCCAGGAGAAACTGGTAGACCGGCTGCTGATTGCCTTGCTGGCTGATGGCCATTTACTGGTGGAAGGCGCCCCCGGCCTGGCCAAAACCACCGCCGTAAAAGCACTCTCCGACCACCTTGAGGGTGATTTCCACCGTATCCAGTTCACCCCGGATCTACTGCCCTCCGACGTCACAGGCAGCGAGATCTATCGGGCTGAGACGGGCCTGTTCGAGTTCCAGCGCGGGCCCATCTTTCACAACCTGGTACTGGCCGATGAAATCAACCGCGCACCAGCCAAGGTTCAGTCCGCCCTGCTGGAAGCCATGGGTGAGCGCCAGATCAGTGTTGGCATGCAAACCTTCGCATTACCCAAACTGTTCATGGTGATGGCCACCCAGAACCCGATCGAGCAGGAAGGCACCTACCCGCTGCCGGAAGCCCAACTCGACCGTTTCCTGATGCATGTGGTGATTCACTACCCGTCTGCCGATGCCGAGAGACAGATTCTGCACCTTGCTCGCAGCGACTACCGTCAGGGAATCCCGAACGTAGACATTCGTCTAACAGAGGATCAGGTGATGTCTGCACGCCAGGCGGTATCGGACATCTACATGGCAGAACCGGTCGAGCAGTACCTGTTAGCCCTGATTCTTGCCACCCGGGATGCCGCCAGCCTGGACCCGGAACTGGCCCGCTGGACCGCGTTCGGCGCCAGCCCCCGCGGCACCATTGCGCTGGACCGCTGCGCCCGCGCCCTGGCCTGGCTGGACGGCAGGGATTACGTCACACCAGACGATGTTCGGACCATGGCCTTTGATGTGCTTCGGCACCGGATTTTGCTGACCTTTGAAGCCGAGGCTGAAGGCATGACCGCAGACACCGTGCTCCAGAGACTGATTGACCAGGTTCCGGTGACAGCCTGA
- a CDS encoding NAD-glutamate dehydrogenase encodes MNALTIASKDQFFEQLADAFSEKIAKTEAKKIAEFARQHYAHVPLEELVSRRFSDTYGAMLAAWQFIQKRNAEATPVSVFNPDLESDGWQSTHTVIFILHPDIPFLIDSLRIAINQREIGTHSIQYSILNVQRDKDGKLKKLLSTKKATAGAAYESFIVLEIDRHSAPEDLRNLEDALQNVLHEVRIAVEDFPVVKNKVSEILSELEATTAGISDEGKQEAKAFLQWLVEDHFTFLGYDEYDFAKDKQGMVVRRVENSELGILRVNNERPDKVRLNELPQRTRHEMTRTDDIFIFAKSAQRSRVHRPAYPDYIAVKKFNSKGEVVGERRFLGLYTARVYNERPDEIPLLRRKFQSVMKRSGFLTDDYAGKELEQILTLYPRDELFQIETDELLRVAKNILYIQERRRIELFMREDVYGQFVTCLAFFPRDIYNTELRLKVEQVLLDRLEAEDIEFVTHFSESVLARVQFTIRVPQVENRQLPLAEIRDKVIELAQSWRDGLYEALSEAYGEEYGNEMYRVWAGGFPASYTDMFSPRRAAIDLEHIVASARNDDLAMSFYRALEEDESTLHFKLFYPDEPLPLSDVMPIFDNLGFRVIGEHPFEVIDRTGKTVWIHDFTLQAHSGSVVDIHRIRPIFEELFRRVWHGEAENDAFNRMMLSSYMSWREIALLRTYARYMRQIRFSNSQTFISNTLVNHVNLTRTLLELFEIRFNPDRFQSRGKCEAAQQKLEIEFNAGLDEVENLSEDRVLRLFMELMQATLRTNYYQPDADGQPKPYISVKFDPTRIPDMPLPMPMFEIFVYSPRVEGVHLRGGKVARGGLRWSDRFEDYRTEILGLVKAQQVKNAVIVPVGAKGGFVAKRLPDPSDREAFQAEGIAAYKTFIRGLLDITDNLVDSAIEPPQRVIRHDDDDHYLVVAADKGTATFSDIANGLAAEYGFWMGDAFASGGSNGYDHKKMGITARGAWVSVERHFREMGINPAVDEFSAIGIGDMAGDVFGNGLLCSEKTRLVAAFNHIHIFIDPNPDAERSFKERKRLFELPRSAWTDYDAKLISKGGGVFSRSAKSIPVSPEMKKLLGIKADRVPPNMLISHILKAEVDLLWVGGIGTYVKSASESHSDVGDKANDGLRVNGGELRCKVVGEGGNLGFTQLGRIEYALKGGRLNTDFIDNSGGVDCSDHEVNMKILLNRAVAMGDLTGKQRNIMLEEMTDDVSALVLKNNYRQTQAISIASIDTAPRLEEYRRLMNTFEGQGKLNRDLEFLPDDEALSERKLAKKGLTRPELSVLISYVKGDLKQTLIDSDLPDDPLLAGEMYKVFPKELTKRFSSELGEHQLRREIIATQIANDMVNHMGITFVERLNQSTGADAASIALAWIIARDVFRIDNWWDRIEALDYHVSASLQIELMQDLMRLMRRAVRWLLRNRRAELNIQSHMERFADSVWAITSSLPEYLGEQACAVWEKRHSDLASAGLPKDLAQVLAGTGYLYSSLGIIEAQEATSMPLKTVANLYYDLGERLDLNWFANSIAVLTPNSHWQALARESFREDLDWQQRALTTGVLKLARKPEDVMDSVDAWQVKHQPMIDRWKAMLAELKSAREPEYAMFSVALRELLDLAQSTMHQSPEDAKTN; translated from the coding sequence ATGAATGCGCTGACAATCGCCAGCAAGGATCAGTTTTTTGAACAGTTGGCCGATGCGTTCTCAGAGAAGATTGCAAAGACCGAGGCGAAAAAGATCGCGGAATTCGCCCGACAGCATTATGCGCATGTTCCTCTAGAGGAATTGGTGAGTCGCCGGTTTTCAGATACCTATGGTGCGATGCTTGCGGCGTGGCAGTTTATCCAGAAACGTAATGCCGAGGCGACACCTGTTTCAGTATTCAATCCCGATCTGGAAAGCGACGGATGGCAGTCCACTCATACCGTCATTTTCATCCTGCACCCTGACATTCCGTTTCTGATCGATTCGCTACGAATTGCTATTAATCAGCGTGAGATCGGGACGCACTCCATTCAATATTCCATCCTGAATGTGCAGCGGGACAAGGATGGCAAGCTCAAGAAGTTGTTATCCACTAAAAAGGCGACGGCCGGTGCCGCCTACGAATCGTTTATTGTCCTCGAGATAGACCGGCACAGCGCGCCGGAAGATCTGCGTAACCTTGAGGATGCCCTGCAGAATGTGCTCCACGAAGTGCGGATTGCCGTGGAGGATTTTCCGGTTGTCAAAAACAAGGTGAGTGAGATTCTTTCCGAACTCGAGGCCACGACGGCTGGCATCAGTGACGAAGGAAAGCAGGAGGCGAAGGCCTTCCTGCAGTGGTTGGTGGAAGATCACTTTACGTTCCTGGGCTATGACGAGTATGACTTCGCGAAGGACAAACAGGGCATGGTGGTCCGCCGGGTTGAAAATTCGGAGCTGGGCATTCTGAGGGTCAACAACGAACGCCCTGACAAGGTTCGCCTGAATGAGCTGCCCCAGCGAACCCGGCACGAGATGACCCGCACGGACGATATTTTCATCTTTGCCAAGTCGGCACAGCGTTCCCGGGTACATCGCCCGGCGTACCCTGATTATATCGCGGTCAAGAAATTCAACAGCAAAGGTGAAGTGGTTGGTGAGCGCCGGTTCCTGGGGCTGTACACCGCCAGGGTATACAACGAGCGGCCCGATGAAATCCCCCTGCTGCGCCGCAAATTCCAGAGTGTCATGAAGCGCTCCGGTTTCCTGACCGATGACTACGCAGGCAAGGAGCTGGAGCAGATACTCACTCTGTATCCCCGAGACGAACTGTTCCAGATTGAAACCGATGAACTGTTGCGGGTGGCCAAGAATATCCTGTATATCCAGGAGCGCCGTCGAATTGAGCTGTTCATGCGCGAAGACGTCTACGGCCAGTTTGTGACCTGTCTGGCGTTCTTTCCCCGTGATATCTACAACACCGAGCTGCGCTTGAAGGTTGAGCAGGTACTGCTGGACCGGCTGGAAGCGGAAGACATCGAATTCGTTACCCACTTCTCCGAATCGGTGCTGGCCCGTGTACAGTTCACCATCCGGGTGCCGCAGGTTGAAAACCGGCAGCTGCCGCTGGCGGAAATCCGGGACAAGGTCATTGAACTGGCGCAATCCTGGCGTGATGGCCTGTATGAGGCGCTAAGTGAAGCCTACGGAGAGGAATACGGTAACGAGATGTACCGGGTCTGGGCCGGTGGCTTCCCAGCGAGCTATACCGATATGTTCTCTCCCCGGCGGGCGGCTATTGATTTGGAACACATTGTCGCCTCGGCCCGTAACGATGACCTGGCCATGAGTTTTTACCGGGCGCTGGAGGAAGACGAGAGCACCTTGCACTTCAAGCTGTTCTACCCGGATGAACCGCTGCCCCTCTCGGATGTGATGCCGATTTTCGACAATCTTGGCTTTCGTGTCATCGGAGAGCACCCTTTCGAGGTCATCGACCGTACCGGCAAGACGGTATGGATTCACGATTTCACCCTGCAGGCTCATTCCGGCAGCGTGGTCGACATTCATCGCATTCGCCCGATCTTCGAGGAGCTTTTCCGCCGGGTATGGCACGGTGAGGCGGAGAACGACGCCTTCAACCGGATGATGCTGTCGTCCTACATGAGCTGGAGGGAAATCGCGCTGTTGCGGACTTACGCCCGCTATATGCGCCAGATCCGCTTCTCCAATAGTCAGACCTTTATCTCCAACACCCTGGTGAACCACGTCAATCTGACCCGGACACTGCTGGAGTTGTTTGAGATCCGTTTCAATCCGGACCGGTTCCAGAGCCGGGGCAAGTGCGAGGCAGCTCAGCAGAAGCTGGAAATTGAGTTCAATGCCGGCCTTGATGAAGTTGAGAACCTCAGTGAAGACCGGGTGCTGCGGCTGTTCATGGAACTGATGCAGGCCACGTTACGCACCAATTATTACCAGCCGGATGCCGACGGTCAGCCGAAGCCGTACATCAGCGTGAAGTTTGACCCAACCCGGATACCGGACATGCCGTTGCCCATGCCCATGTTCGAGATCTTCGTGTACTCGCCGAGGGTTGAGGGTGTGCACTTGCGTGGCGGTAAAGTGGCCCGTGGTGGCCTGCGCTGGTCCGACCGTTTCGAGGACTATCGCACTGAGATCCTGGGCCTGGTCAAGGCCCAGCAGGTGAAGAATGCCGTCATCGTGCCTGTTGGCGCGAAAGGCGGTTTTGTGGCCAAGCGCCTGCCAGATCCTTCGGACCGCGAGGCGTTCCAGGCGGAGGGTATTGCTGCCTACAAAACATTCATTCGCGGGCTGCTGGATATCACTGACAATCTGGTGGATTCGGCCATTGAGCCGCCGCAGCGGGTGATCCGTCACGATGACGATGATCACTATCTGGTGGTTGCTGCGGACAAAGGCACGGCGACCTTCTCGGACATTGCCAACGGATTGGCGGCCGAATACGGCTTCTGGATGGGCGATGCGTTCGCCTCCGGCGGCAGTAATGGCTATGACCACAAGAAAATGGGCATCACTGCCCGGGGTGCCTGGGTGTCGGTTGAGCGGCACTTCCGCGAAATGGGCATCAACCCCGCGGTAGACGAATTTTCCGCCATTGGTATTGGCGACATGGCCGGCGACGTTTTCGGTAATGGATTGCTGTGCTCCGAGAAAACACGGCTGGTAGCGGCCTTCAACCACATTCACATTTTCATCGATCCCAACCCGGATGCTGAAAGGAGCTTCAAGGAGCGTAAGCGGCTGTTTGAGTTACCCCGTTCAGCCTGGACCGACTACGATGCCAAGCTGATTTCCAAGGGGGGTGGCGTATTCAGCCGGAGCGCCAAGTCCATTCCGGTCAGCCCGGAGATGAAAAAGCTGCTGGGTATCAAGGCCGACCGTGTTCCGCCCAATATGCTGATTAGCCACATTCTTAAGGCGGAAGTGGATCTGCTTTGGGTGGGTGGTATTGGCACCTATGTGAAATCTGCCTCTGAAAGTCACTCCGATGTAGGCGACAAAGCCAACGATGGCCTTCGGGTCAACGGCGGTGAGCTGCGCTGCAAGGTGGTCGGAGAGGGCGGTAACCTGGGCTTTACCCAGCTCGGGCGCATCGAGTACGCCTTGAAAGGCGGTCGGCTGAATACCGATTTCATCGATAATTCTGGCGGTGTGGATTGCTCGGACCATGAAGTGAACATGAAGATCCTGCTCAATCGTGCGGTCGCCATGGGCGATCTCACCGGCAAGCAGCGCAATATCATGCTCGAAGAAATGACCGACGATGTTTCCGCATTGGTGCTCAAGAATAACTACCGCCAGACCCAGGCCATCAGCATTGCCAGTATCGATACGGCGCCACGCCTGGAAGAGTATCGCCGGCTGATGAATACCTTCGAGGGGCAGGGCAAGCTGAACCGGGATCTGGAGTTTCTGCCGGACGACGAAGCGTTGTCCGAACGCAAACTGGCCAAGAAGGGTCTGACCCGACCTGAATTGTCGGTGCTGATTTCCTATGTCAAAGGCGACCTGAAGCAGACCTTGATTGACAGCGACCTGCCGGATGACCCGCTGCTGGCCGGGGAAATGTACAAGGTGTTCCCGAAGGAACTCACCAAGCGGTTTTCCTCGGAGCTTGGCGAGCACCAGTTGCGGCGGGAGATCATCGCAACGCAGATTGCCAACGATATGGTTAACCACATGGGTATCACCTTTGTCGAGCGGCTGAACCAGTCAACGGGCGCGGATGCGGCATCCATTGCCCTGGCCTGGATTATTGCCCGCGACGTCTTCCGCATTGACAACTGGTGGGACCGCATTGAAGCACTGGATTACCACGTGTCCGCCAGTTTGCAGATAGAACTGATGCAGGACCTGATGCGCCTGATGCGACGGGCTGTGCGCTGGCTGCTTCGCAATCGCCGCGCAGAGCTCAATATCCAGAGCCATATGGAACGCTTTGCCGACAGCGTCTGGGCGATTACGTCCAGCCTGCCAGAGTACCTGGGTGAACAGGCTTGTGCCGTCTGGGAAAAACGCCATTCGGACCTGGCCAGTGCGGGCCTGCCAAAAGACCTTGCCCAGGTACTGGCTGGTACCGGGTATCTGTACTCATCCCTGGGCATTATTGAAGCTCAGGAGGCAACCAGTATGCCACTCAAGACTGTGGCCAACCTCTACTACGACTTGGGTGAGCGGCTTGATCTGAACTGGTTCGCCAACTCCATTGCGGTGCTGACACCGAATTCCCATTGGCAGGCGCTGGCCCGTGAGAGCTTCCGGGAAGATCTGGATTGGCAGCAACGGGCCCTGACGACGGGCGTCCTTAAGCTGGCCAGAAAACCCGAGGATGTCATGGACAGTGTGGACGCCTGGCAGGTGAAGCATCAGCCCATGATTGATCGCTGGAAAGCCATGCTGGCCGAGCTGAAGAGTGCCCGGGAGCCCGAATACGCAATGTTTTCAGTGGCTTTGCGGGAGCTGTTGGACCTGGCCCAGAGCACCATGCATCAGTCGCCCGAAGACGCCAAGACCAACTGA